The Pelagicoccus albus genome includes the window TTAAGTCGGCAGAAAACTTGGTGTAGGTTTCCAGCCACACTGTTTCCATCTCTTCGGTGAATTCGTGACTGAAAATTTGCCTCAGTGTCCATGCCAGCGCAGAGCCGATCGTGGAGTGGTTTCGATCTGTAAATTCAACGATGAATGGAATCTGTTGAAATGTTGGGTGCGTTTCTTCGGTTCTGAGATCTGTATCCAAGTTCTGGACTGCAATATCGATGATTCTCTTTATTATGCGACCGTTTTGCCGAATGTCGGACTCGAAGTAAGGTTTGAGGCTAGGAGCTTCTGCGAAGAGCTTCGCGTAGAATATATCAGCGATTATATCGGATATAGGCATGCATCGCTTCCATGTTTTTTGAACCAGTCGTATT containing:
- a CDS encoding globin domain-containing protein; its protein translation is MPISDIIADIFYAKLFAEAPSLKPYFESDIRQNGRIIKRIIDIAVQNLDTDLRTEETHPTFQQIPFIVEFTDRNHSTIGSALAWTLRQIFSHEFTEEMETVWLETYTKFSADLKNTTSYVAA